The DNA window CTGGAAGATTATTTCGTATTGCATCACCAATCAAATGATAACACCCCCAGTGATACCGAAGTGTTTCGTCATCCTTTAAGTCACACAGTAACCGAGCTGTTTTCTGATGGTCTAATTCACCATCCATTAACATTGAAATTTTAATCGCAGTCTGTTCCGTCATAACAACACCTTTAACATGTTAGTTCATCTCTTAAAGTAAAGGTTCAAGCCTTTTTTGAATTGCATCTCGTGCTCTGAAAATTCGGGAACGCACCGTTCCAACAGGGCAATCCATTGATTGAGCAATCTCTTCATAACTAAGCCCTTCTAACTCTCTTAATGTAATCGCAGTGCGTAAATCACTGGGTAACTGATCAATTGCATTGAATACAGTCTTCTCAATTTCATCTTTAAATAACAAGCGCTCTGGCGTTGCAAACTCTTTAAGTGCAGATGCTGATTCAAATTGCTCCGCATCTTCAGCATCAATATCAACACTCGGTGGCCGCCTACTCCGTGATATCAGATAATTTTTAGCCGTATTAACCGAAATTCGATAGAGCCACGTATAAAAAGCACTATCACCACGAAATCCAGGCAGTGCCCGGTAGGCTTTAATAAATGCTTCTTGTGTAACATCCTGAACCTCATCACTATCACGAATATAACGAGAAACTAACTTGGCGACTTTATGCTGGTATTTTAAAACCAAAATATCAAAAGCTTTTTTATCGCCATTTTGAACCCGTGTTACGAGCTCTTTATCTACACTATATTCGCCCGTCCGGACTATCCCCTTTTGCAAAATATTACTTCCTGCCGTTTCATATGATAGAGCGAACCATTCAAAAAAAGTTCACATAAAATGTGTGTCATTAATAATTTTTTATTCCTGAGGTGGAGCACTCACTCAGTAAGCGCTATTATCGACATTTTAAAAATGAAGATAACTCGCAACCAGTGGCTCAATTGTGAACAATAACGACAACAATTACCAATATGATGTCATCGTCATTGGCAGTGGCGCTGCCGGTTTAACACTGGCGCTCACTCTAGCCCCCAAGGCACGCGTTGCCCTGATCGCAAAAAAAGCTCTGACAAATACGGCAACGCTCCGCGCTCAAGGGGGCATTGCTGCTGTTTTGAATCATGATGATTCACCCGAACTTCATGCACAGGATACGATAGATGCTGGAGTGAGCCTATGCGATGAAGAGATTGTGCGCTTTGCAGTAGAACAAGGCCCACCCAGCATTCAATGGCTCATTGACCAGGGAGTCGCCTTTACACGCGACAGTCCAAACAATAGCCGCTACCACCTAACGCGCGAAGGTGGGCACAGTCGTCGCCGCGTCATTCACTCAGCTGATGCAACAGGTCGCGCGCTCGAGACAACACTCGCACAGTTGGCTAGCGACGAATCCAATATCGATATTTTTGAAGACCATATTGCCATTGATTTAATTACTGGCAACAAGCTTGGCATAAAAGAAAACCGATGCTTAGGCGTTTACGTACTCAACACCAAAAACAGTCAAGTGCTTACTTTTAGCGCCAAGTCTACGGCTTTGGCTACTGGAGGAGCAGGCAAGGTTTACCTTTACACCAGTAATCCCGACATCGCGACAGGTGATGGCATCGCAATGGCATGGCGCGCGGGCTGCCGGATTGCAAATATGGAATTCATCCAGTTCCACCCGACCTGCCTGTTTCACCCTGATGCCAAATCTTTTTTAATTACTGAAGCGATACGTGGTGAAGGCGGCAAACTACTCTTGCCTGATCGCACACCCTTTATGCACAAGTTCGATTCGCGCGGCGAACTAGCTCCTCGTGATATTGTGGCGCGTGCGATTGACCATGAAATGAAGCGTTTAGGTTCTGATTTTGTCTATCTTGATATCAGCCATAAATCGGCTGACTTTATCCTTCAACATTTCCCGACTGTTCACGCTCGCTGCCTAAAGTTTGGTTTTGACATCACATCAGAGCCCATACCTGTTGTTCCTGCTGCCCATTATATCTGCGGTGGAATTATGACTGATTTATCTGGCCGCGCTGATATCGAAGGGCTTTATGCCATTGGTGAAACTGCATTTACAGGCATGCACGGAGCTAATCGCATGGCAAGCAACTCACTACTGGAGTGTATTGTATTCGCACGTACTGCCAGTGAAGATATCCTGGAAAAACTTGAGATTTCATCTTCCCCCACACAACTCCCCGCATGGGATGAAAGCCAGATTTGTGACTCCGATGAACAGGTCGTGATCGCTCATGACTGGCATGAACTCAGACGTTTTATGTGGAACTACGTCGGTATAGAGCGCAGCAATAAACGCCTGCAACGCGCCAGAAATCGTATTGAACTGCTGCAAAAAGAGATTGATGAGTATTACAGCCGTTTTCGTATCAGCTCCAACTTGATTGAACTTAGAAATTTAGCTCTGGTTGCTGAACTTATTATTCGTTCGGCAAGTCAGCGCAAAGAGAGTCGTGGACTTCATTTTAACATTAACTATCCGACACTCGATAACACCCAGCCACCCAGCAATACTGTATTGTGCCCAAAAAACTATTTGAAAGCACCAAAATGGAGAGCCGAACCATGAGCCACGAAATAGAATCCATTCTAAATGAAAATCGTCTGTTCCAACCCAGCCAAACATTTTCTGAGCAAGCTCGTATTCCAGACATGGAAACACTAAAAGCACTCTATCAAAAGGCAGAAGATGATTACGAAGGTTTCTGGGCAGACCTTGCTCGCACCGAACTCAGTTGGCACAAACCTTTTCAAACAATACTCAACAGCAATAACGCCCCTCACTATCGTTGGTTTGAAGAAGGTGAGCTCAATATTTCATATAACTGCCTGGATCGTCATCTCGAAAAAAATGGTTCTAAAAATGCGATTATTTTTGAAGATGAGCAAGGCGATACCCGTCATATCAGCTACAAAGAGCTGCATAGCGATGTCTGCCATTTTGCCAATGCACTCAAAGCACAAGATATAAAAATGGGGGATCGAGTGATCCTCTATATGCCCATGTGCCCAGAAGCTGTAATCGCCATGCAAGCCTGTGCTCGCATTGGTGCGATTCACTCCGTTGTGTTTGGTGGATTTTCCGCACAATCACTCAATGATCGTATTAGAGACACAGGAGCCAAAGCACTCATCACCGCTGACGGTTGTTACCGTGGTGGAAAAATCATCGAGCTCAAAGCCACTTGTGATAAAGCCCTGAAAATTGGGGCTGATTCAGTCACCACAGTGATCACACTTAAGCGCACAGGCCATGACATATCAATGACCCCATCGCGTGACATTTGGTGGCATGCGGCACTGCAAGGTGTGGATGTCTCATGCGAACCCACCTGGGTGAACAGTGAACACCCGCTATTTTTACTCTATACATCAGGATCTACAGGCAAACCCAAAGGCATACAGCACTCAAGTGCAGGCTACCTGCTGGGCGCACTCATGAGTACAAAATGGGTTTTTGATATTCGTGATGACGATATTTTCTGGTGCACCGCGGACGTAGGCTGGATCACGGGTCACTCCTACGTCGCTTACGGCCCATTAGCGGCAGGTGCGACGATAGTGATGTACGAAGGCGCACCCACCACCCCTAACGGGGATCGTTTTTGGGAGATGTGCGACCGTCACAAAGTCACTATTTTTTATACCGCTCCGACTGCAATTCGCACGCTCATGAAACTGGGTGATGAACTGCCCAACAAACATGACCTTTCCAGCATTCGTTTGCTCGGCACCGTAGGCGAGCCCATCAACCCAGAAGCCTGGATGTGGTATCGCAGCATCATTGGCAAAGACCAATGCCCGATTGTTGATACTTGGTGGCAAACAGAAACCGGAGCTATCATGCTGGCCCCTATTCCTGGTGCAGTCGCCACCAAACCAGGCTCATGCACTTTAGCACTGCCCGGCATTGACGCTGATATTCTTGATGAAAAAGGCAACAGCATCACTGCATCTAATAAAGGTGGATATCTAGCGATTAAAAAACCTTGGCCCTCCATGTTGCGCACCGTCTGGGGTGATGAACAACGTTACATCGACACCTACTGGAGTCATTTCGATGGAAAATATTATCTCGCGGGTGACAGCGCCCGCCGCGATGAAGATGGTTATTTCTGGATCATGGGGCGCATTGATGATGTGCTGAATGTATCAGGACACCGATTAGGCACCATGGAGATTGAATCTGCACTAGTGGCTCATCCAAAAGTTGCTGAAGCCGCAGTGATTGGCAAACCCGATAAAACAACGGGCGAAGCCATTTTTGCTTTTGTTGTTTTACGTGGCAAGCGCCCTGAAGACGGTATTGACGAAACACTCACTGGCGAGCTACGTAAATGGGTGGCACAACAGATTGGCTCCATTGCCAAACCTGCAGAAATTCGTTATGCCGACAATTTACCCAAAACCCGCTCAGGAAAAATTATGCGCCGCCTGCTGCGAACCATTGCCAGTGGTGAAGAGATTACTCAGGATGTATCAACTCTAGAAAATGAAGCTATTTTATTACAGCTTCAAGGGAAATCTTGATTCATCATAAAAAAGCATTCATCAAAAGGGCGAACACACAGGTTCGCCCCTACAAAAAATCAGGCATGTTTTTAAAAATTTCGGCTATAATGCCGCGCTATGTTTAAACCAATCGAACTATTTATCGGCCTACGCTATACCCGCGCCAAGCGCCGAAACCATTTTATCTCCTTTATTTCACTGCTTTCCATGCTCGGTATTGCTGTCGGTGTGACGGCATTGATTACCGTGCTCTCAGTCATGAATGGCTTTGAAAAAGAGTTACGGGAACGCATTTTAGGTGTGGCATCACATATGACTGTCACCAGCTATGATGGTGAACTTGATAGCTGGCAAGATTTGGATCAACAGCTGGATCACTACCCCCAAATTATTGGCTCAGCTCCTTATATTGACGGCGAAGGCATGTTAACGAATAGCCGCCATGTCGAAGGCGCAATGATTCGCGGAGTCTTACCCTCGCGAGAAGACCAAGTTTCCGAAGTTTCATCAAAAATGCTGGCGGGTTCGCTGGATAATTTAAAAGCCGGTGAGTTTGGTATCGTACTGGGTATTGAACTGGCCACTGCTCTACGCGTGACTTTAGGTGACAAAGTTGCTTTGGTAACACCGCAAGCGAACGTAACACCGGTTGGCCTTATGCCTCGCATGAAGCGCTTTACTGTGGTGGGAATTTTTAAAGTAGGCATGTATGAGTTTGATCATGGCTTAGCCATTTTACATATTAACGATGCCGCTAAACTTTTAAAAATGACTAATAATGTCAGTGGTTTACGATTGAAACTTGATGAAATGTTTAATGCGCCAGCATTCAATAAAACATTATCTTCTGCCCTGCCCGCCCACTATTTTGTAAGTGACTGGACTTACCGCCATGCCAATTTTTTTCGTGCAGTGCAGACCGAAAAGCTGGTCATGTTTATCATTTTACTGCTGATTGTTGCCGTCGCTGCTTTCAATATTGTTTCAACACTCGTTATGGTTGTCACTGACAAAGAGAGTGACATTGCAATTTTACGCACCCTAGGAGCCACTCCCAGCTCCATTATGGGAATTTTCATGGTACAGGGCATACTCATTGGATTGGTCGGAACGGCTCTCGGTATCCTGGGAGGTGTTTCATTAGCACTCAATGTAGAAACGCTTGTGCCTGCACTTGAACGCTTGTTAGATGTTGAGTTCCTCGCAGCGGATGTTTACTACATTAGCAAACTTCCATCAGATCTGGATTGGAGTGATGTTTACCTGATTGGAACGCTCTCTTTTGTTCTCAGCGTCATCGCCACACTCTACCCTGCCTGGCGAGCCTCCCGAACCCAGCCTGCGGAGGCTCTACGTTATGAGTGATCGTAATATAGATCAATCTGTTTTACATTGCCGAAACTTAAGCAAAACCTTCGACGAAGGTTCGTTGAAAACCCACGTACTCAGTAATATCAACCTAACTATCAACAAAGGTGAGCGTATTGCAATCATTGGCGCATCAGGCTCAGGAAAGAGTACCTTGCTTCATCTACTGGGGGGGTTGGATACTCCTACGCAAGGTGAAGTCTGGCTTAATGGGCAAAGTTTAACAAAACTGAATACAACACAGCGCGGCCACCTTCGTAATCAATTTTTAGGTTTTATTTATCAATTTCACCACCTTTTACCTGAGTTTACAGCGCTTGAAAATGTCTGTATGCCGCTTTTGATCAGAGGCACATCACCGCGTAAAGCGACTGAAGCGGCTGGGGCACTGCTGGAAAAAGTGGGCTTAAGCCACAGACTTAAACACAAACCAGGCGAGCTCTCAGGTGGAGAGCGTCAACGAGCTGCATTTGCTCGTGCGCTTGTAACAAAACCGCAATGTGTATTGGCCGATGAACCCACAGGAAATCTGGATACAAAAATTGCAGGCCAAGTCTACGAACTTATGTTACAACTTAATCAAGATATGGGAACAAGCTTTCTGATCGTCACGCATGATCTGCAACTTGCAGAAAAAATGGATCGGGTATTGGTGCTTGAAAGTGATGGTTTAAAAGAACAATAAAACAGTGACCGCCAGAACAACGGCCACCTGACTTTTACTATTTATTGGGTTGTGCTATTCGCCAATACATATTCATTCAAACTTTCAAGCTCATCACCAATGATATAAGGAAAAGCAGGCATCGAAAAACTGCCTTTAGCGATCTTATCTTTTACAGATATATCTTTCGACAGCTCAAAATAGTGCCCCTTATCATTCACTTCATGACAAGACGCACAAGCCGCCTTGAAAATATCTTCACCACTCGCACCCACTTCAGGCTTGTAATCACTTGTTTTAGAACAGCCGGCCAATACTGCAACACCAGCAACTACTAATAATAATTTTTTCACTGTCATATTCCTGAATACTAAAAGCTCTGCATCCTAGCAAACTTATCAATTATTACAATAGAGAAGCTCACAAAAAATTTATACGAGCCCAAGCTGCCTAAGCGATTTCGTACGAGCACTAACTAAAACTATTTTTAATGACTTGTTGTACATTTTCTTTTAATTGATTAAAACTCTTAGCCAAACCTTGCTTCTTTATCATTTGAAAATCTTCTTTTAACTCTTTTGAAGCGCGAGCTAATGCTTCTTCTTGATAATGCTCATGTGGTAATACTCCAACTTGCGGCATTTCAGCCAGGCCAGATTGCCGTGCATGCTCTTGAAATCCACTATTACGCCAGAAAAAAGCACCGGGCATGGTGGTTGGAATGACTAACACATAAAACAGTGCACGCCCTACAAGCATCGTTGCCATAATAACTACACCTAACAAGAGCCAAGCAGAAAAACCAACAACACCTTCACCACTGCATATCACAGCGCCTGCCAGAACGGCGAACAAGCTCACACCCAGACCCACGTTACGTGCAATGTAAGTATTACCAAAAGTTGTGCGCTGCACCCAGTGAGAAGCTGCGGCTTCATTACCACATTTTTTGAGATAATCTGCATGAAAAAGTAGACCAATGCATTCTAGAGCCAAACCCAACACCATCAACCAAGCCATAGGTAACATAAGCTCAGAGATGCTTGATCCTTCATACAACAAAACAGCAGAAAATACCAAACCCACCCACAATGCGCCTAGCGTGAGCATGGTGCCATAGAAGCTACTCAATACTTGCCAATGATTCCAGAAAGGACGTGCTTTAATGCGATAAATATTGTGCATTGCATACAATGCAACAGGGCCAGAAATCACCGCTAACCAACCCAATAATCCTGTAAGAAAAGAGACCATTCCTTGTGGCAACCAATTAAACAGACCAATCGTCATTAATGTATATCCGCCCAGCATTGTATAAAAAACAGCCAAAGAGGCGACTTCACGACTCACAGGTGAATAACGCAAGTTATTAAAAGCACGATAAAAACGATGCGGTTTACCCAGATGCATTGTTGAAATGCC is part of the Gammaproteobacteria bacterium genome and encodes:
- a CDS encoding lipoprotein-releasing ABC transporter permease subunit — its product is MFKPIELFIGLRYTRAKRRNHFISFISLLSMLGIAVGVTALITVLSVMNGFEKELRERILGVASHMTVTSYDGELDSWQDLDQQLDHYPQIIGSAPYIDGEGMLTNSRHVEGAMIRGVLPSREDQVSEVSSKMLAGSLDNLKAGEFGIVLGIELATALRVTLGDKVALVTPQANVTPVGLMPRMKRFTVVGIFKVGMYEFDHGLAILHINDAAKLLKMTNNVSGLRLKLDEMFNAPAFNKTLSSALPAHYFVSDWTYRHANFFRAVQTEKLVMFIILLLIVAVAAFNIVSTLVMVVTDKESDIAILRTLGATPSSIMGIFMVQGILIGLVGTALGILGGVSLALNVETLVPALERLLDVEFLAADVYYISKLPSDLDWSDVYLIGTLSFVLSVIATLYPAWRASRTQPAEALRYE
- a CDS encoding c-type cytochrome, which gives rise to MKKLLLVVAGVAVLAGCSKTSDYKPEVGASGEDIFKAACASCHEVNDKGHYFELSKDISVKDKIAKGSFSMPAFPYIIGDELESLNEYVLANSTTQ
- the nadB gene encoding L-aspartate oxidase translates to MNNNDNNYQYDVIVIGSGAAGLTLALTLAPKARVALIAKKALTNTATLRAQGGIAAVLNHDDSPELHAQDTIDAGVSLCDEEIVRFAVEQGPPSIQWLIDQGVAFTRDSPNNSRYHLTREGGHSRRRVIHSADATGRALETTLAQLASDESNIDIFEDHIAIDLITGNKLGIKENRCLGVYVLNTKNSQVLTFSAKSTALATGGAGKVYLYTSNPDIATGDGIAMAWRAGCRIANMEFIQFHPTCLFHPDAKSFLITEAIRGEGGKLLLPDRTPFMHKFDSRGELAPRDIVARAIDHEMKRLGSDFVYLDISHKSADFILQHFPTVHARCLKFGFDITSEPIPVVPAAHYICGGIMTDLSGRADIEGLYAIGETAFTGMHGANRMASNSLLECIVFARTASEDILEKLEISSSPTQLPAWDESQICDSDEQVVIAHDWHELRRFMWNYVGIERSNKRLQRARNRIELLQKEIDEYYSRFRISSNLIELRNLALVAELIIRSASQRKESRGLHFNINYPTLDNTQPPSNTVLCPKNYLKAPKWRAEP
- the rpoE gene encoding RNA polymerase sigma factor RpoE; this encodes MQKGIVRTGEYSVDKELVTRVQNGDKKAFDILVLKYQHKVAKLVSRYIRDSDEVQDVTQEAFIKAYRALPGFRGDSAFYTWLYRISVNTAKNYLISRSRRPPSVDIDAEDAEQFESASALKEFATPERLLFKDEIEKTVFNAIDQLPSDLRTAITLRELEGLSYEEIAQSMDCPVGTVRSRIFRARDAIQKRLEPLL
- the lolD gene encoding lipoprotein-releasing ABC transporter ATP-binding protein LolD; this encodes MSDRNIDQSVLHCRNLSKTFDEGSLKTHVLSNINLTINKGERIAIIGASGSGKSTLLHLLGGLDTPTQGEVWLNGQSLTKLNTTQRGHLRNQFLGFIYQFHHLLPEFTALENVCMPLLIRGTSPRKATEAAGALLEKVGLSHRLKHKPGELSGGERQRAAFARALVTKPQCVLADEPTGNLDTKIAGQVYELMLQLNQDMGTSFLIVTHDLQLAEKMDRVLVLESDGLKEQ
- the acs gene encoding acetate--CoA ligase, producing MSHEIESILNENRLFQPSQTFSEQARIPDMETLKALYQKAEDDYEGFWADLARTELSWHKPFQTILNSNNAPHYRWFEEGELNISYNCLDRHLEKNGSKNAIIFEDEQGDTRHISYKELHSDVCHFANALKAQDIKMGDRVILYMPMCPEAVIAMQACARIGAIHSVVFGGFSAQSLNDRIRDTGAKALITADGCYRGGKIIELKATCDKALKIGADSVTTVITLKRTGHDISMTPSRDIWWHAALQGVDVSCEPTWVNSEHPLFLLYTSGSTGKPKGIQHSSAGYLLGALMSTKWVFDIRDDDIFWCTADVGWITGHSYVAYGPLAAGATIVMYEGAPTTPNGDRFWEMCDRHKVTIFYTAPTAIRTLMKLGDELPNKHDLSSIRLLGTVGEPINPEAWMWYRSIIGKDQCPIVDTWWQTETGAIMLAPIPGAVATKPGSCTLALPGIDADILDEKGNSITASNKGGYLAIKKPWPSMLRTVWGDEQRYIDTYWSHFDGKYYLAGDSARRDEDGYFWIMGRIDDVLNVSGHRLGTMEIESALVAHPKVAEAAVIGKPDKTTGEAIFAFVVLRGKRPEDGIDETLTGELRKWVAQQIGSIAKPAEIRYADNLPKTRSGKIMRRLLRTIASGEEITQDVSTLENEAILLQLQGKS